The sequence CCCTCCGGTGCGGATGATCCGCTCTCCCGACTGACCGAACAAGCGTGTGGTCCAAGTCTCCCCGTCCAAGGATCGCTCCGAGACAATGGTCAGCGAAATCACATCAGTATCGATCGGGTAGCCGGTGCGAGGGGCCATCAGGTGGTGAAAAGTGGCGTGTGTGACAAAAAGGCTACCGGGAATAGGCAGGCGCAACTTGAGGTATTGCCCGAAGAGGATCACTACTCCGTGGATCCTGGGGAAATTTTGGGAATGTATCTTCCTCAGTGAGCCCGAACTCTACAGGATATTCACAAATAAAATTTTTAGTGGACTAGTAGTTGAGAGCGGACTAGGCGGGTGAAAACCTGCTGCGTAAGATGCCTGCCACCGCCTGCTAGTCATCGCCTTACGGGTTCGTAAGTCAATCTATCGCCAGATGTAAGAAGAACTATTGCCTGTGATAGCTGAGAAGTCGCCGAGGCACGAAAAACCTCACGACAGTTTTCTAACCCAAGCACCCCCATAGCTTCACACTTTCTGTGAAATGTGTCGCACTGTTCGGCAGTTACTTAAGGATAGCCTAACCTAATAGGCATGAACGTTACTGAGTCCGTGTCTAGCGACACCGATAACGGAGGCAACACCACTACAAAGCGTTCTTCGCGTGCCGGTTTTGCTGACTCGGTCCTTGGCACACGTAACCTAATGATGGTTACCGCCCTTGCTGTTATCGGGCTGATCATCCTGATTCCACTGAACTACATTGCGCCTGCGGCTGGAGCCTCTCAGGATGCCGTGATGTTCGGAGTGGCGCTGATGGGGCTGTGGTGCTTTCCGTACTTGCTGCCCTCGGTTGTGGTAAAACGCCCTGGTTCTACGCTTGTAGCGTCGATCATTATGGGTGTGGTTTGTATCTTTACTACCCCATCCGGTCCGGCAGCCCTGATGGGCAACATAATCGGTGGATTGTTCCTAGAAGTCCCCCTGGCATTATTTCTTTACCGCAAGTACACGCTACCTGTGTTCCTTTTCGCTTCGGCCGTTTTCGGGGCGCTGAATGGTGTGTTGTACTTGGTGTTGCTTGAGCAGGTTGTGGGGATTTCTATTTCGGGCCCGATTGTTGCTCTTTCGATTGCGTCGTCGGTGGCGGGTGGGGCGGTTGCTTACGCTGTTGGGTCTGCTTTGAACAGGGCCGGGATGGGTAACCGTGAGCGCTGAGTCGGGTCGGGTGGCCAAGCAGTGGGAGACTAGCAGACTGAAGGTTCACTACCTAAATAACGACCAGTGGGTGCTGGGTGGGGTAGATGCCGAAGCTCTGGTTGGCCAGGTCACGGCCGTGGTTGGCCCCTCGGGATGTGGCAAAACCACACTGATCCGAACGATATGTGGCTTAATTCCGCACTGCCTCCCCACGGAATATAGTGGTGAGGCGGTTCTTGCTGGTTGCGAGGTTGCAGATGCTTCTATTGAGTTCCTGGCGGGGCAGGTAGCTTATGTTGGGCAGAACCCTGATGCCGCCGTGGTGATGCGCAATGTCTTCGATGAGGTGGCTTTTGCCTTAAGGAACCTGTGTGTTCCCGCTGAGGAAATCAAGGTGGCCGTTCTGCGGGCTTTAGCGCAGGTCGGCCTCGAGCAGGAGTTATGGGACAGCCCCTGGGATTTGTCCGGTGGCCAGCGTCAAAGGTTGGCCGTTGCAGCAGCGTTGGTGACGCAACCAAAGCTGCTTGTCCTCGATGAGCCGGTAGCCAATATCGACCCGGTTGGGCGACAGGAGTTTTATGCGTTGCTGCGTCAGATCAACGCGGATGGGGTGGGTATTGTCATGATTGATCATGACTTAAGCCCACTTGTTGACCTGTGTGATCAGATCGTCGCGCTGCGTTCTGACGGTACCCTCCTTGCCAGTGGTGCACCCGAGGTTGTTTTTCGCACCTACAGGCAGCAGCTTATCGACGAAGGTGTCTGGATTCCCGAGCAGTC comes from Corynebacterium cystitidis and encodes:
- a CDS encoding ECF transporter S component; protein product: MNVTESVSSDTDNGGNTTTKRSSRAGFADSVLGTRNLMMVTALAVIGLIILIPLNYIAPAAGASQDAVMFGVALMGLWCFPYLLPSVVVKRPGSTLVASIIMGVVCIFTTPSGPAALMGNIIGGLFLEVPLALFLYRKYTLPVFLFASAVFGALNGVLYLVLLEQVVGISISGPIVALSIASSVAGGAVAYAVGSALNRAGMGNRER
- a CDS encoding FAD:protein FMN transferase; this translates as MAPRTGYPIDTDVISLTIVSERSLDGETWTTRLFGQSGERIIRTGGEQAGLQAVVITAGLRLYATGQLRDALTILQ